The following are from one region of the Nostoc cf. commune SO-36 genome:
- a CDS encoding pentapeptide repeat-containing protein: MTKNMMNSVNSRLSDACGGLRLLRTTSSTLDLSPIKFGLKYKLKHLDWTNILSLLLWGIIAITVTVGLPPTALALEYNKEILVEADFSGRDLTDSSFTKANLRQSNFSHANLNGVSFFAANLESANLEGSDLRNATLDSARLVRANLTNALLEGAFAANARFDGAIIDGADFTDTLLRSDEQKKLCKLAKGTNPITGRDTRDTLFCP, encoded by the coding sequence TTGACTAAAAATATGATGAATTCTGTAAATTCTAGGTTAAGCGATGCCTGCGGCGGTCTACGCCTACTACGCACAACGAGTTCTACACTCGACTTATCCCCAATAAAATTTGGCTTAAAGTATAAACTAAAACATCTTGATTGGACAAACATACTCAGCTTATTACTGTGGGGAATAATTGCCATCACTGTAACGGTCGGTTTGCCTCCAACAGCTTTGGCACTCGAATATAATAAGGAAATTTTGGTTGAGGCTGATTTTTCAGGACGTGATTTAACAGACTCTAGCTTTACCAAAGCTAATCTTCGCCAAAGCAACTTCAGCCACGCTAATTTGAACGGTGTCAGTTTTTTTGCAGCAAATTTAGAGTCTGCGAATTTAGAGGGTTCTGACTTGAGAAATGCCACTTTAGACTCGGCTCGTTTAGTCAGAGCAAATTTGACAAATGCACTGCTGGAGGGTGCTTTTGCTGCTAACGCCAGATTTGATGGTGCAATCATTGACGGGGCAGATTTTACCGATACGCTGCTGCGTTCCGATGAGCAAAAAAAATTGTGCAAACTTGCCAAAGGGACTAATCCCATTACAGGACGAGATACGCGTGACACGTTGTTTTGTCCTTAG
- a CDS encoding tetratricopeptide repeat protein, which produces MKRRLFRQKLTRVNTLFTIAIFTTLTAISSISCSKKDNVLVTEIGVSQPNRRSTTTSIGGEFYLQGKNQHLNGDLQAAIASYSKAISQNSQYGAAYNGRGLAYFDLGDKEKAIADYNQALRINPNDAEAHNNLGNARASLGNNREAVKDYSEAIRLNPNYAEAYNNRGNARSTNGDKRGALDDFDQAILLNPKYAIAYNNRGNARAANGDPKGAIADYNQAIRLNPNFAPAYNNRGNARATNGDKQGALKDLQQAANIFQSQGNNDLYQQVMNNIKELGQ; this is translated from the coding sequence ATGAAACGGCGTTTATTTAGACAAAAACTAACAAGGGTAAATACTTTGTTTACCATAGCTATTTTTACTACATTGACTGCAATTAGCAGTATTTCTTGTAGTAAGAAAGACAATGTATTAGTGACAGAAATAGGAGTCAGTCAACCTAACCGTCGTTCAACTACAACGTCTATTGGTGGGGAATTCTATCTTCAAGGAAAGAATCAGCATTTAAACGGCGACTTGCAAGCTGCGATCGCTTCATATAGTAAGGCAATTAGTCAAAATTCTCAATATGGCGCTGCCTACAATGGCCGGGGACTAGCCTACTTTGATTTGGGAGACAAGGAAAAAGCGATCGCAGATTATAATCAAGCACTTCGCATCAACCCTAACGACGCTGAAGCCCACAATAACTTGGGGAATGCCCGTGCCTCACTAGGAAATAATAGAGAAGCAGTTAAAGATTACAGTGAAGCGATTCGCCTAAATCCCAACTATGCCGAAGCCTACAATAACCGAGGAAATGCTCGCTCCACCAATGGGGACAAAAGAGGGGCGCTAGATGATTTTGACCAAGCAATTCTCCTCAACCCCAAATATGCGATCGCTTATAATAACCGAGGAAATGCCCGTGCTGCTAATGGAGATCCCAAGGGTGCGATCGCAGATTACAATCAAGCCATTCGCCTCAATCCTAACTTTGCCCCTGCCTACAATAATCGGGGAAATGCCCGCGCCACTAATGGAGACAAACAGGGGGCACTTAAGGATTTACAGCAAGCAGCAAACATTTTTCAAAGTCAGGGTAATAACGACTTATACCAACAAGTGATGAATAACATCAAAGAGCTTGGACAGTAG
- a CDS encoding sodium:solute symporter family protein gives MSVEIWTIVLVGLSFLAYIYIGWQSRVENSKDFFIAGQGIPSIANGAATAADWMSAASFISMAGLISFLGYDGSIYLMGWTGGYVLLALLLAPYLRKFGKYTVPDFVGDRYYSNIARLVAVVAAIFVSLTYVAGQMRGVGIVFSRFLQVDINTGVIIGMVIVGFFSVLGGMKGITWTQVAQYCVLIFAYLIPAIAIAWFLTGNPIPQLAFTFSDIADKLNKIQVDLGFKPYTEPFVNKSMLDVLFTTIALMVGTAGLPHIIVRFYTVKSVRAARYSAGWALLFIAILYTTAPALSMFARYNLIDSLHDHSIAEVQQLDWAAKWEKTKLLAFDDINKDGRLQLTPNKDTNEIKIDRDIIVLSTPEVANLPPWVIGLVAAGGLAAALSTASGLLLVISSSIAHDIYYRIIDSSASEQKRVFVGRIMVGFSLVLAGYFGVNPPGFVSEVVAFAFGLAAASFFPVIFLGIFDKRTNSEGAIAGMLTGLIFTIIYIVGVKFGGMQPWFFGVSPEGIGTLGMLINFAVTLVVSRLTPPPPAEIQAMVEDLRSPLIEE, from the coding sequence GTGTCAGTTGAAATTTGGACTATTGTATTAGTTGGACTTTCCTTCCTCGCCTATATTTATATAGGTTGGCAATCACGAGTCGAAAATAGTAAAGACTTCTTTATAGCAGGTCAAGGGATACCTTCAATTGCTAATGGTGCAGCTACCGCCGCCGACTGGATGTCGGCAGCTTCATTTATTTCAATGGCGGGGCTGATTTCTTTTTTGGGCTACGACGGTTCTATTTATTTAATGGGGTGGACGGGTGGCTATGTATTGCTAGCATTATTACTGGCTCCCTATCTACGGAAATTTGGTAAGTATACAGTGCCAGATTTCGTAGGCGATCGCTATTACTCTAATATCGCTCGTCTGGTGGCAGTAGTGGCAGCCATTTTCGTCTCCCTTACCTACGTTGCTGGACAAATGCGGGGCGTGGGCATTGTTTTTAGCCGCTTTCTACAAGTAGATATCAATACAGGCGTGATCATCGGTATGGTGATCGTCGGCTTTTTCTCTGTGTTAGGGGGGATGAAAGGCATTACCTGGACACAAGTAGCACAATACTGCGTGTTGATTTTTGCGTACCTGATTCCAGCGATCGCGATCGCCTGGTTTCTCACTGGTAATCCTATTCCCCAACTAGCATTTACCTTCAGTGATATTGCTGACAAACTCAATAAAATCCAGGTTGACTTGGGGTTTAAGCCTTATACTGAGCCATTTGTGAACAAGTCGATGCTAGATGTGCTGTTCACCACCATTGCTTTGATGGTAGGCACAGCTGGCTTACCCCATATTATTGTCCGCTTTTACACAGTAAAAAGTGTGCGTGCCGCTCGCTATTCTGCTGGTTGGGCACTACTATTTATTGCCATTCTTTATACAACTGCTCCAGCCCTCTCCATGTTTGCCCGCTACAACCTGATCGATTCCCTGCACGATCATTCGATTGCAGAAGTGCAGCAGCTAGATTGGGCGGCCAAGTGGGAAAAAACCAAACTGTTGGCTTTTGATGACATAAATAAAGATGGGCGTCTCCAGTTAACCCCAAATAAAGACACCAATGAAATCAAGATTGACCGAGATATCATTGTGCTTTCCACCCCAGAGGTAGCTAACCTGCCTCCGTGGGTGATTGGCTTGGTAGCGGCTGGCGGTTTGGCAGCTGCTTTGTCTACAGCATCAGGTTTGTTGCTGGTAATTTCCAGTTCCATCGCCCACGATATTTACTACCGGATCATAGATTCATCAGCCTCAGAACAAAAACGGGTATTTGTCGGGCGGATCATGGTAGGTTTTTCCCTCGTCCTCGCCGGCTATTTTGGGGTGAATCCGCCGGGATTTGTGAGTGAGGTGGTAGCTTTTGCCTTCGGTTTAGCCGCCGCTAGTTTCTTTCCCGTGATTTTCCTGGGGATTTTCGACAAGCGCACTAATTCTGAAGGTGCGATCGCCGGCATGTTAACGGGTTTAATTTTTACAATCATTTACATTGTCGGCGTTAAGTTTGGCGGGATGCAACCCTGGTTTTTCGGGGTTTCTCCAGAAGGAATCGGCACTTTAGGTATGCTAATTAACTTTGCTGTCACCCTAGTAGTTTCGCGCCTAACGCCACCTCCTCCAGCAGAAATTCAAGCGATGGTAGAAGACCTTCGCAGTCCATTGATTGAAGAATAG
- a CDS encoding DUF4212 domain-containing protein, which produces MDEDQRRSYWRANTALIRNLLIVWALVSLVFSILLVQPLNAIRFFGVPFGFWMAQQGSILVFVALIFIYAFQMDKLDQKYNLKK; this is translated from the coding sequence ATGGATGAGGATCAGCGCCGTTCTTATTGGCGTGCTAATACTGCTTTAATTCGTAATCTTTTAATTGTCTGGGCATTGGTTTCCCTCGTTTTTAGTATTTTGTTGGTTCAACCTTTGAATGCGATACGGTTTTTTGGCGTACCCTTTGGCTTTTGGATGGCGCAACAAGGGTCAATCCTGGTATTTGTGGCCTTAATTTTCATTTATGCCTTCCAAATGGACAAGCTAGACCAAAAATACAATCTCAAGAAGTGA